A single region of the Tachyglossus aculeatus isolate mTacAcu1 chromosome X1, mTacAcu1.pri, whole genome shotgun sequence genome encodes:
- the BOLA1 gene encoding LOW QUALITY PROTEIN: bolA-like protein 1 (The sequence of the model RefSeq protein was modified relative to this genomic sequence to represent the inferred CDS: substituted 1 base at 1 genomic stop codon): MSSDGAGGTVEAAIWEKLQQVLKPEVLELWNESGAHEGPPGRKIHFCMAVVTRSSRGXAHLQQHRLVHAALADELDGLIHALAIQAWTPDQWRATPPSDKAPNAWGGWGGGKQTSSGCTS, from the coding sequence ATGTCcagtgatggggctggggggacggTGGAGGCGGCCATCTGGGAGAAGTTGCAGCAGGTGCTGAAGCCTGAGGTCCTGGAGCTGTGGAACGAGAGCGGTGCCCACGAGGGACCCCCGGGCCGCAAGATTCACTTCTGCATGGCGGTGGTCACCCGCAGTTCGAGGGGCTGAGCCCACCTGCAGCAGCACCGCCTGGTCCACGCTGCACTGGCTGACGAGCTGGACGGGCTCATCCACGCACTGGCCATCCAGGCCTGGACCCCCGACCAATGGAGGGCCACTCCGCCCTCGGATAAAGCCCCTAATGCCtggggtggttgggggggggggaagcagacTTCTTCTGGGTGCACCTcataa